The following coding sequences are from one Melospiza melodia melodia isolate bMelMel2 chromosome 2, bMelMel2.pri, whole genome shotgun sequence window:
- the KCNE3 gene encoding potassium voltage-gated channel subfamily E member 3, which produces MERTNGTEPWQRSLQAVLSALNRSLHGAGPCPGQPPAAPVPRDPRRDANAYMYILFVMTLFAATVGSLILGYTRSRRVDKRSDPYHVYIKNRVSMI; this is translated from the coding sequence ATGGAGCGCACGAACGGCACGGAGCCGTGGCAGCGCAGCCTGCAGGCCGTGCTGAGCGCCCTGAACCGGAGCCTGCAcggggccgggccgtgcccggGGCAGCCCCCGGCCGCGCCGGTGCCCCGGGACCCGCGGCGCGACGCCAACGCCTACATGTACATCCTGTTCGTCATGACGCTCTTCGCCGCCACCGTGGGCAGCCTCATCCTGGGCTACACCCGCTCCCGCCGCGTGGACAAGCGCAGCGACCCCTACCACGTCTACATCAAGAACAGGGTCTCCATGATCTGA